From a region of the Syngnathus scovelli strain Florida chromosome 19, RoL_Ssco_1.2, whole genome shotgun sequence genome:
- the LOC125987026 gene encoding uncharacterized protein isoform X3 — MPRKSKKAQALKVTWQKRKNNTDSGSADKPTAAKELMAIEPENSMEETDNVTSAHLDLVLDRGNELYVATVAMLKAEGRYEHHHLATDEIPSIVNGFHKQHVLIKYQSMYGLFNSSIADVAFMMLRDGLQCLVSEINCAILVMNSLFIAVFQNQGRYGYFDPHARERDGLPLPAGAPHGTAVMMLFTHLNDLIDKLIQVFTLAGAAPTTQYELMPVSFQPIDNASDREMATDAESSLMRTHNDDAMLSQSAAEMTQRVVTGESRPCASKDYESIEEAHDNSKVECTQQKQTRDVLKIAKSKRKTFQRRTQAHKIIDKAMARVTKQETRRINANLKKKESYGQTPEIRQRKKSYIVTRYQQDPNFRVKQKSFAVDRYCKHDTIKMKQRSYIKQRYGHDDTFRNRQRSYIKQRYDHDDTFRNKQRSYIKQRYGHDDTFRKKQRSYIKQRYGDDDTFRNKQRSYINLRYSHNDEFRNKQRFYIKQRYGHDDQFRNKQRSYIKQRYGHDDQFRNKQRSYIKQRYSHDDTFRNKQRSYIKQRYGHDDEFRRKQRSYIKERYALDPVFRSKQKENTSLVWKAKHDSSMKANANRTAMKLLQKYRVINRLCKERNDCAIMKAVALFQVQVKNGPTFVCTVCHRALFPNQVRQLIQYKKNKDVVASCLTRRFVHVCDRECNTCCKVPDERKMEWICHTCHAHLKDGKMPALAVSNNLQLADIPTELCDLNILERHLVSKCISFAKIVPLPKGQQRAIRGNVVCVPSEVEETVNVLPRLRSRSQVLRVKLKRRLCYKGHQIFQTVTWSKLMSALIKLKQIHPQYRNITIRNDADLCDPTLADDESSSDGDEMNESDYNEEDLEAIHTFERDALCELNSDSQNDPCGNVQNQQSADNVEEGDAPNGGVILESCLQPNDVSEEIMSFTQGIYCVAPAERNNPVSFFRTPKLEAMAFPVQFPTGKNTLDEGRQIKLTPSKYFKTRLCCVDERFARDTNYLFFAQFVTEIYQATSSMRIQLRKGKPFTRDGRRINNAMLQDKREVEKLVRSKDAVRFMTPLRGTPAYWERTTKDLFAMIRQLGTPTFFCTFSAAEMRWEEVITAIKAQQGEVVNFAELDWATKCEILRSNPVTTMRMFDKRVEALFRDLILSPAQPIGEVVDYFYRLEFQHRGSPHIHCLIWVKGAPVFEEASEGAICEFVSRYISAQLPDPEKEPELYKKVTEVQMHSKSHSKTCVKHQGANCRFGFPKQPCETTMIITPAACENQDQHKEKQVVANDKLVRVQRLLNEPETSSLTLPQLLAKCKLTDAEYMECLYMTASKSSVVLKRDPKDCWVNNYNRHLLLAWDGNLDIQYILNAYSCIAYICSYISKAEHGLSQYLKSVIENSRNENVNESDEMKQIMQAYSKKREVSAQECVARACGLHMKQSSRSMIFVQTSDNALKMSYPLSLLEGKTQESHEVWMTGLPDKYKCRPQTKDFEVMCLADFASTCRIVYGKQVRGKNVLRLLNDMGFVQKRKEKPAVIKYCKFSEQKNPEEYYCSLLKLYLPHRANCQLKSERCPSYQLFHDHACVQLPYSDSVERVCEIVKRNRERYEKHSKDIDDAIQEVEESGLVINEWCHLAPESELQRLECIEEINARDEPNDNVEENVPDYNVRSETTEISIVTEAAAIDPTVLRDMYRNLNQKQAAVFYKVRDWCIKRVCNSKPIEQFFYYINGGAGTGKSHLIKCIHAEATKILNRLPRLAEEADISKQTVVLAAFTGTAAFNISGTTLHCLLKLPRCLKPPYHGLGNKLDEVRAELSIAEILIIDEISMVSKDLFAYVNARLKQIKGINLPFGGMSVVAVGDFFQLPPVRQSKPLCVYDPTRLDHWRDNFKKITLTTIMRQKDDVAFAELLNRLRVKEKSEELSELDRALLATRYTSPEMCPSHILHVFATNKQVDGHNSAMLTLLHKDIVQIDADDYKKDKRTGRMARQTFPVQGAKSELPDSIKVALGARVMLTRNIDVQAGLCNGTFAKIVELVNYPNEARVQKLGLELDHVSNTARAANRVYIDRQEEKLKKAGVMRRQFPIKLAFACTIHKVQGMTTSEAAVSLKGVFEHGMGYVALSRVTSLSGLHILHMDERRLHANPEITAALAEMAEDSLESVMPLLHVMPSVDRANHLVVIHHNTEGLSCHVQDIRCHHELHFADVLCFTETHFQGSVADGRACLEGFTMFHRNRRDSYTNCPDLATKLGGGVGICVKSHIAAQEKKYIQGVTDIEFVVVKLEAPLNVLIAAVYRPPGNSLRTFLPSLGNLLRYLEVMDHHQILVCGDFNEDMQSASFKPILDLFRSTGYTQLITTATTDKNTLLDLIFVSRPQCALHSGVLQTYYSYHNPVFCVLTTER; from the exons ATGCCACGCAAAAGCAAGaaggcgcaagctctcaaagtaACCTGGCAAAAGCGTAAAAATAACACAGACTCTGGAAGTGCAGATAAACCAACAGCCGCCAAAGAATTGATGGCCATTGAACCTGAAAACTCTATGGAG GAGACAGACAATGTGACCAGTGCTCACCTGGACCTTGTTCTCGATCGAGGCAATGAGCTCTATGTGGCTACTGTGGCTATGCTGAAAGCAGAAGGACGGTAcgaacatcatcatttggcaacCGATGAAATTCCATCCATTGTGAATGGCTTTCACAAACAACATGTGTTAATAAAGTATCAGTCAATGTATGGTCTTTTCAATTCCTCTATTGCTGATGTGGCATTTATGATGCTCCGTGACGGACTTCAGTGCCTGGTGTCAGAGATAAATTGTGCTATTTTGGTTATGAATTCATTGTTTATTGCAGTTTTCCAAAACCAAGGAAGATATGGCTATTTTGATCCACACGCCAGAGAACGTGATGGGCTCCCTCTGCCTGCCGGTGCACCACATGGTACAGCTGTCATGATGCTTTTTACACATTTGAACGATCTGATAGATAAGCTCATACAGGTTTTCACTCTGGCTGGTGCCGCTCCCACTACTCAATATGAATTGATGCCGGTAAGTTTTCAACCTATTGACAATGCAAGTGATCGTGAAATGGCGACTGATGCAGAATCGTCTCTTATGAGAACACACAATGATGATGCTATGTTAAGCCAGTCTGCTGCTGAGATGACACAGCGTGTGGTGACGGGTGAGTCCAGACCATGTGCTAGCAAAGACTACGAGTCCATTGAGGAGGCGCATGACAACAGTAAGGTGGAAtgtacacaacaaaaacaaacacgagATGTGTTGAAAATTGCGAAATCCAAAAGGAAAACATTTCAAAGACGAACTCAAGCCCATAAGATAATTGATAAAGCTATGGCGAGAGTCACAAAACAAGAAACAAGGCGAATAAACgcaaacctgaaaaaaaaggaaagttacGGCCAAACTCCAGAGATTAGACAACGTAAAAAGTCCTACATAGTGACTCGCTACCAGCAAGACCCTAATTTCCGTGTAAAACAAAAGTCGTTTGCAGTCGACCGCTATTGCAAACATGACACAATTAAGATGAAACAGCGATCTTATATCAAGCAGAGATATGGTCATGACGATACATTTCGGAACAGACAACGTTCCTATATCAAGCAGAGGTATGATCATGACGATACATTTCGGAACAAACAACGTTCTTATATCAAGCAGAGATATGGTCATGACGATACATTTCGGAAGAAACAACGTTCCTATATCAAGCAGAGATATGGTGATGACGATACATTTCGGAACAAACAACGTTCCTATATCAATCTGAGATATAGTCATAATGATGAATTTCGGAACAAACAGCGCTTTTATATCAAGCAGAGATATGGTCATGACGATCAATTTCGGAACAAACAACGTTCCTATATCAAGCAAAGATATGGTCATGACGATCAATTTCGGAACAAACAACGTTCCTATATCAAGCAGAGATATAGTCATGACGATACATTTCGGAACAAACAACGTTCCTACATCAAGCAAAGATATGGTCATGACGATGAATTTAGGCGTAAACAACGATCTTATATCAAAGAACGTTACGCACTTGATCCTGTATTCAGATCCAAGCAGAAAGAAAACACGAGTTTGGTCTGGAAAGCCAAACATGATTCATCAATGAAGGCAAATGCAAATCGCACTGCAATGAAACTGCTACAAAAATACAGAGTCATCAACAGATTATGTAAAGAGAGAAACGACTGCGCAATCATGAAAGCTGTTGCGCTCTTCCAAGTTCAGGTAAAAAATGGACCGACTTTTGTTTGCACAGTTTGCCACAGAGCATTATTTCCCAATCAAGTACGCCAGCTGATCCAATATAAGAAAAACAAGGACGTTGTTGCAAGTTGCCTTACACGAAGGTTTGTTCATGTTTGTGATCGTGAATGTAACACATGCTGCAAAGTACCGGATGAGAGAAAAATGGAGTGGATATGTCACACCTGCCATGCACATCTCAAAGATGGTAAAATGCCAGCACTTGCTGTAAGTAACAATCTCCAACTTGCAGACATTCCCACTGAACTGTGTGATCTGAATATTCTGGAAAGACATCttgtttcaaaatgcatttcattTGCCAAAATTGTCCCTCTGCCAAAGGGTCAACAACGAGCCATTCGTGGGAATGTTGTGTGTGTACcatctgaagtggaagaaacggtCAATGTCTTGCCCAGACTAAGAAGTAGGTCTCAGGTGTTGCGAGTGAAACTGAAGAGACGACTCTGTTACAAAGGGCATCAGATATTTCAAACTGTCACGTGGTCCAAGCTAATGAGTGCCCTGATaaaactgaaacaaattcatcCGCAGTACAGAAACATAACCATTCGCAACGATGCTGACCTTTGTGACCCGACGCTCGCTGATGACGAGAGCAGCTCTGATGGAGACGAAATGAACGAAAGTGACTACAATGAGGAAGACCTCGAGGCAATCCACACATTTGAGAGGGATGCTCTCTGTGAATTGAACAGTGACTCACAGAATGATCCTTGTGGTAATGTGCAAAACCAACAGAGTGCTGACAATGTGGAAGAAGGTGATGCACCAAACGGTGGGGTTATCCTGGAGTCATGTCTCCAACCAAATGATGTGTCAGAGGAAATTATGAGTTTTACTCAAGGCATTTACTGTGTGGCTCCTGCAGAAAGAAATAACCCTGTAAGCTTTTTCAGGACACCCAAACTTGAGGCCATGGCATTTCCAGTGCAGTTTCCAACTGGAAAAAACACCCTTGATGAAGGGAGACAAATAAAACTCACACCaagcaaatatttcaaaacacgTCTGTGTTGTGTGGATGAACGTTTTGCTCGTGATACAAACTACTTGTTCTTTGCTCAGTTTGTGACTGAAATTTACCAGGCAACATCAAGCATGAGAATCCAGCTACGCAAAGGTAAACCTTTTACCAGGGATGGTCGAAGGATAAACAATGCTATGCTGCAGGACAAACGTGAAGTTGAAAAACTGGTGCGCAGCAAAGATGCCGTCCGTTTTATGACTCCCCTGAGAGGGACGCCAGCCTATTGGGAAAGAACCACCAAAGATCTCTTTGCAATGATCCGACAGCTGGGTACACCCacatttttttgcacattttctgCTGCCGAAATGCGTTGGGAAGAGGTCATCACTGCCATTAAAGCGCAACAAGGTGAGGTGGTGAATTTTGCTGAACTTGACTGGGCTACCAAGTGTGAGATTCTGCGCAGCAATCCAGTGACGACAATGCGCATGTTTGACAAACGTGTGGAAGCTCTGTTCAGAGATTTGATCCTCTCTCCGGCACAACCGATTGGTGAAGTCGTTGACTACTTCTACAGGTTAGAGTTTCAGCACAGAGGAAGTCCTCACATTCATTGTCTCATATGGGTTAAAGGTGCCCCTGTGTTTGAGGAAGCCTCAGAAGGAGCCATCTGTGAATTTGTGTCTCGCTACATCTCGGCTCAGCTGCCGGACCCAGAAAAGGAACCCGAATTGTATAAAAAAGTCACAGAAGttcagatgcacagcaaaagtcACTCCAAAACGTGTGTCAAACACCAAGGTGCAAACTGCAGATTTGGTTTTCCCAAACAACCGTGCGAAACCACAATGATCATCACACCTGCAGCctgtgaaaatcaagatcaacacAAGGAGAAGCAGGTGGTGGCAAATGACAAGCTTGTTCGTGTGCAGCGTTTGCTGAATGAACCTGAAACATCATCCCTGACTTTGCCACAGCTTTTGGCTAAATGCAAGCTCACTGATGCTGAGTACATGGAATGTTTGTACATGACCGCCTCAAAGAGTTCGGTTGTGCTCAAGCGAGATCCAAAAGACTGCTGGGTGAACAACTACAACCGCCATTTGCTTCTTGCCTGGGATGGCAACTTGGACATCCAGTACATTCTGAATGCCTATTCGTGCATCGCATACATCTGCAGCTACATCAGCAAAGCTGAACACGGTCTGAGTCAATACTTGAAATCTGTTATTGAAAACTCACGCAATGAAAATGTCAATGAGAgtgatgaaatgaaacaaatcaTGCAAGCGTActcaaaaaaaagagaagtgagTGCTCAGGAGTGTGTCGCACGTGCGTGCGGCTTGCATATGAAACAGTCCTCTCGCAGTATGATATTTGTACAAACGAGTGACAATGCGCTGAAAATGAGTTATCCTCTCTCACTCCTTGAGGGCAAAACGCAGGAGTCTCATGAAGTGTGGATGACTGGCCTGCCAGACAAATATAAATGCAGACCCCAAACGAAGGACTTTGAAGTGATGTGCTTGGCTGATTTTGCATCAACATGCAGAATTGTTTATGGCAAACAGGTAAGAGGCAAAAATGTTTTGCGTCTGCTGAATGACATGGGGTTTgtccagaaaagaaaagaaaaacctgcAGTCATCAAATATTGCAAATTCTCAGAACAAAAGAATCCAGAGGAATATTATTGCTCCTTGCTCAAGCTGTACCTGCCTCATCGTGCTAATTGCCAGTTAAAATCTGAACGCTGTCCCTCATATCAGTTGTTTCATGATCATGCCTGTGTACAGTTACCATATAGTGACTCTGTGGAGCGTGTGTGCGAAATTGTCAAAAGGAACAGAGAAAGGTATGAGAAACACAGTAAAGACATTGACGATGCCATCCAAGAGGTGGAGGAGAGTGGGCTTGTCATAAACGAATGGTGCCACCTGGCTCCTGAGAGTGAGTTGCAAAGACTCGAATGCATTGAGGAAATCAACGCAAGAGATGAACCAAATGACAACGTGGAGGAAAATGTCCCGGACTATAACGTAAGGTCAGAAACAACAGAAATTTCCATTGTGACAGAGGCTGCTGCCATCGATCCCACAGTGTTACGTGACATGTATCGGAACCTGAACCAAAAGCAAGCGGCTGTCTTCTACAAGGTCAGAGATTGGTGCATAAAACGTGTGTGTAACTCAAAGCCAATCGAGCAGTTCTTCTACTACATCAACGGTGGCGCCGGGACCGGCAAATCACATCTGATCAAATGTATCCATGCAGAGGCTACCAAAATACTGAACAGACTACCACGGCTGGCTGAGGAGGCCGACATTTCCAAACAGACGGTTGTTCTCGCAGCCTTCACTGGCACGGCGGCTTTCAACATTTCTGGGACAACTTTGCATTGTCTGCTCAAACTGCCGAGATGTCTCAAACCCCCATACCACGGCCTGGGCAATAAACTGGACGAAGTCAGAGCCGAGCTGTCAATCGCCGAAATACTCATTATCGACGAAATTTCCATGGTGTCCAAAGACCTCTTTGCCTATGTGAATGCCAGGTTGAAACAAATCAAAGGCATCAATTTACCTTTTGGTGGCATGTCTGTTGTTGCTGTTGGAGATTTCTTTCAGCTCCCTCCCGTGAGACAGTCCAAACCTCTATGCGTGTACGATCCCACTCGGCTGGACCACTGGCGTGACAACTTCAAAAAGATCACGCTCACCACCATCATGAGGCAGAAAGATGATGTTGCCTTTGCTGAACTCCTGAACCGACTCAGGGTCAAAGAGAAGTCTGAAGAACTGTCGGAACTGGACAGAGCTCTGCTTGCCACAAGGTACACTTCTCCAGAAATGTGTCCAAGTCATATTCTGCATGTTTTTGCCACCAATAAACAGGTAGATGGCCATAACTCTGCGATGCTGACTCTGCTTCATAAGGACATTGTACAAATTGATGCAGATGACTACAAGAAGGACAAACGAACTGGCAGAATGGCGAGGCAAACTTTCCCTGTGCAAGGCGCTAAGAGCGAGCTCCCGGACTCAATCAAAGTTGCCCTCGGTGCTCGGGTTATGCTCACACGTAATATTGATGTTCAAGCAGGTTTGTGCAACGGGACGTTTGCAAAAATTGTGGAATTGGTCAACTATCCGAACGAAGCCCGTGTCCAGAAACTTGGGTTGGAACTTGATCATGTGAGTAACACAGCGCGTGCCGCTAACCGTGTGTACATTGACAGACAGGAGGAAAAGCTGAAAAAGGCTGGAGTGATGCGTCGACAGTTTCCTATCAAGCTTGCTTTTGCCTGCACGATCCACAAGGTACAAGGCATGACAACATCAGAGGCTGCTGTTTCGCTGAAAGGCGTTTTCGAACATGGTATGGGGTACGTAGCTTTGAGTAGAGTGACTTCGCTCAGTGGTCTGCATATTCTGCATATGGATGAGAGAAGACTTCATGCAAATCCAGAAATCACTGCTGCTCTTGCTGAGATGGCAGAGGATTCTTTGGAGAGCGTAATGCCCCTCCTTCACGTGATGCCGTCGGTAGATCGGGCAAATCACCTGGTTGTCATCCATCATAACACCGAAGGGCTGTCTTGTCATGTGCAGGATATCAGGTGTCACCACGAACTGCATTTTGCTGATGTTTTGTGCTTCACAGAGACACACTTTCAAGGATCTGTGGCTGATGGACGTGCCTGCTTGGAAGGCTTCACAATGTTTCACAGGAACCGAAGAGATTCTTACACAAACTGTCCTGACTTGGCAACAAAACTTGGTGGCGGCGTAGGTATTTGTGTCAAAAGTCACATCGCGGCCCAGGAAAAGAAATACATACAGGGTGTGACCGACATTGAATTTGTTGTGGTGAAACTTGAAGCTCCCCTCAATGTGTTGATTGCTGCCGTTTACCGGCCTCCAGGCAACAGTCTGCGCACATTTCTGCCAAGCCTGGGAAATTTGTTAAGGTATCTTGAAGTAATGGACCATCATCAGATCTTGGTATGTGGAGATTTTAATGAAGATATGCAATCTGCCTCATTCAAGCCCATTCTTGATTTGTTTCGCTCAACAGGTTACACACAACTCATAACCACTGCTACCACTGACAAAAACACATTGCT